The DNA segment ATCTCAAGAACACCACGGGCCGCAGCGCTGTCAACACGCTCTACGACGTCCTGACCAACGGTCTGACGTTCACGCTAACGCTAGGGGGTAAAAAGAAAACCCTGACCCGCGAGCAGCTCGCCGGCTACGTGCGCCATCGTAAGGCCCGCGTCCGCGAAATGGCCTACAAGGAACTGCATCGGGTCGTCGGCGGGCAGCAAGACATGCTCGGGGAGATGTATGCGACGCTCGTCAACGACTGGAAGAACGAGAACGTCACACTCCGAAAATTTTCCTCGCCGGTGGCCGCCCGCAATCTCAGCAACGACATTCCGGACGAAGCCGTTTCAGCCCTGCTCTCGGTCTGCACGAAAAACGCCGGCGTTTTTCAGGACTATTTTAGGCTGAAAGGGAAACTCTGCGGCATCAAGGCGATGAGCCGCTACCATATCTACGCCCCGCATCCAGCCGACCATGGGCGGTACCGATATGCGGACGCCGTCCAGCTGGTTATCGATGCCTATCAGGGCTTCTCTCCGACACTGGCCAATTTGGTCCGGCGCGTGATCGACGAACGGCATCTCGACGCACGCCTGCGGCCAGGCAAGTTGAGCGGGGCCTATTGCTATAGCGTCGTACCGGGGATGACGCCTTACGTGCTGCTCAACTACACTGGCGAGGCGCGAGACGTCGCGACGCTCGCGCATGAGCTCGGCCACGCCGTGCACGGCATGCTGGCGGCCGATCATTCCGTCTTCACGTTCCACTCGACGCTGCCGCTGGCCGAAACCGCCTCCGTCTTCGGCGAACGGATTCTGTCGGACGCCCTCCTAGCGCAGGAGACGCGAAAATCCGTGAAGCAGGGTCTGCTGATCAGCCAGCTTGATGACATCTACGCAACGGTCATTCGACAAGCCTATTTCGTTCTTTTCGAAAAGGTCGCACATGAGATGATCGCAACAGGCGCCACTGCGAAAGACCTAAGCGGTGCGTATCTAGATACCTTGCGCCAGCAGTTCGGCAAGGCCATACCGGTGTCCGACGAATTTCGCTGGGAATGGCTCAGTATCCCCCACATCTTCGGAAGCCCCTTTTACTGCTATGCCTATAGCTTTGGGAATCTGCTCGTGCTGGCGTTGTATCGGCAATATCAGCAGCAGGGGCAATCGTTCGTGGCACAATATCTGAACCTGCTCG comes from the Nitrospira sp. genome and includes:
- a CDS encoding M3 family oligoendopeptidase, encoding MVSVPKRTASALPAWDLSGLLRHPAEDAERMFKELDRLVTQVETTRAALAPAIPADTFGNVLNLLEDIASLSSTLSAYAYLWFSENTKELTARAFKTKVEERLAGIQNRILFFDLWWQTVDEANAARLLAAAGDLRYHLETIRRFKPHTLSELQEQIVNLKNTTGRSAVNTLYDVLTNGLTFTLTLGGKKKTLTREQLAGYVRHRKARVREMAYKELHRVVGGQQDMLGEMYATLVNDWKNENVTLRKFSSPVAARNLSNDIPDEAVSALLSVCTKNAGVFQDYFRLKGKLCGIKAMSRYHIYAPHPADHGRYRYADAVQLVIDAYQGFSPTLANLVRRVIDERHLDARLRPGKLSGAYCYSVVPGMTPYVLLNYTGEARDVATLAHELGHAVHGMLAADHSVFTFHSTLPLAETASVFGERILSDALLAQETRKSVKQGLLISQLDDIYATVIRQAYFVLFEKVAHEMIATGATAKDLSGAYLDTLRQQFGKAIPVSDEFRWEWLSIPHIFGSPFYCYAYSFGNLLVLALYRQYQQQGQSFVAQYLNLLAAGGSKSPEVILNAVGVDMRATAFWQSGFDTIREMVQELERTAA